In the Shewanella sp. OMA3-2 genome, one interval contains:
- the rlmH gene encoding 23S rRNA (pseudouridine(1915)-N(3))-methyltransferase RlmH, protein MKLQLIAVGTKMPDWVTRGFEEYQRRFPRDMPLELVEITAGKRGKNADIARILQKEGEAMLAAVAKGNHIVSLDLPGKNWTTPDLAEQMTKWQLDGRDVSLLIGGPEGLAPACKAAADQSWCLSALTLPHPLVRILIGESLYRAWSINNNHPYHRE, encoded by the coding sequence ATGAAGTTACAACTGATTGCCGTAGGCACGAAAATGCCCGACTGGGTTACCCGAGGTTTTGAAGAATACCAGCGCCGATTCCCTCGGGATATGCCGCTAGAATTAGTCGAAATCACTGCGGGTAAACGGGGTAAGAATGCTGATATCGCTCGAATTTTGCAAAAAGAAGGTGAGGCTATGCTCGCCGCTGTTGCAAAAGGCAATCATATTGTGAGCTTAGATTTGCCCGGTAAAAATTGGACCACGCCCGATTTAGCTGAACAAATGACCAAGTGGCAATTAGATGGGCGAGATGTAAGTTTATTGATTGGTGGGCCAGAAGGACTTGCCCCAGCCTGCAAAGCTGCTGCAGATCAAAGCTGGTGTTTGTCAGCCCTAACATTACCGCATCCACTTGTGCGTATCTTAATTGGTGAAAGCCTTTATCGCGCCTGGAGCATCAATAATAACCACCCTTATCACCGCGAGTAA
- the rsfS gene encoding ribosome silencing factor translates to MQSTELKDFVVDKIGDLKAKNIVVLDVQKQSTITDTMVICTGTSKTHVRSIGEHLVVEAKKAGMQPLGVEGRDSSEWVLVDLGEVIVHVMQEQTREYYELEKLWSNNNA, encoded by the coding sequence GTGCAAAGCACCGAACTGAAAGATTTCGTTGTCGATAAAATCGGTGACTTAAAAGCAAAAAATATTGTTGTATTAGATGTTCAAAAACAATCGACTATCACTGATACCATGGTGATTTGTACGGGTACATCTAAAACACACGTTCGCTCTATTGGTGAACATCTTGTGGTTGAAGCCAAAAAAGCTGGCATGCAACCTCTTGGTGTTGAAGGCCGAGACAGCAGCGAATGGGTCTTAGTAGACTTAGGTGAAGTGATTGTTCATGTGATGCAAGAACAAACTCGTGAATACTACGAGCTTGAAAAATTGTGGTCGAACAATAACGCCTAA
- the nadD gene encoding nicotinate-nucleotide adenylyltransferase has product MRIGILGGTFDPIHFGHIRPALEVKQLLHLDKVWLMPNHIPPHKQMTNVSSQHRLAMVEDVCQQFTDLEVCDIEINRDSPSYTVVSLQNLQHTYPQHQFYFIMGMDSFLHLPSWHLWQTLFSHCHIVLCQRSGWQLDAEHSMQQVLDEKSINHVDYVQQLASHQAPLTHGAIIPVPIALQNISSTAVRHKLLNNESVDELIAPTTLNYIQQHKLYLA; this is encoded by the coding sequence ATGCGAATAGGTATTTTAGGTGGCACTTTCGACCCTATCCATTTCGGCCATATTCGCCCAGCGTTAGAAGTGAAGCAGCTATTACATTTGGATAAAGTGTGGTTGATGCCAAATCATATTCCGCCCCATAAGCAAATGACCAACGTTAGCAGCCAACACAGGCTTGCCATGGTAGAAGATGTTTGCCAACAGTTCACTGATCTTGAAGTCTGTGACATTGAAATTAACCGCGATAGCCCTTCATATACAGTGGTAAGCCTGCAAAACTTACAGCACACTTACCCGCAGCATCAGTTTTATTTTATTATGGGAATGGATTCATTTTTGCACTTACCTAGCTGGCATCTTTGGCAAACATTGTTTAGTCATTGCCATATTGTATTATGCCAACGTTCAGGCTGGCAGCTTGATGCTGAACATTCAATGCAACAAGTGCTTGATGAAAAATCAATTAACCATGTCGATTATGTACAGCAGTTAGCATCTCATCAGGCACCACTGACACACGGTGCTATCATCCCTGTGCCTATCGCTTTGCAGAATATTTCTTCAACCGCTGTGCGTCATAAACTGCTAAACAATGAGTCGGTAGATGAACTTATTGCCCCTACCACCCTCAATTATATTCAGCAGCATAAATTATATCTTGCCTAG
- the holA gene encoding DNA polymerase III subunit delta, with protein sequence MRVYPDQLKTHLQKLPQVCLLFGDDLWLLEDSKRQVVVAAKKQGFDERVQLSQETGFNWGELIQEWQSMSLFASRRIIELHLPNGKPGTDGANAFQLLLQQPNPDILLIIQGPKAGIEQTNSKWFKSLDSQGLYIPCATPEGKQFERWLDNRISQHKLTIHHDAKAMMFNLFEGNLLAAEQAMQILQLVSPNDNITPEQLTDYFEDQSRFSVFQLTDAILSNHQKQAQHMLAQLQGEGTAMPILMWAIFKEITLLLNLKLAQLQGEQLSKLWGQYRIWDKRKPLYQAALTRLELHHIEHMLGFASTLELNLKQHGIEDWVGMSHLCILFDPRAHNRLAHIELN encoded by the coding sequence ATGCGGGTTTATCCAGACCAGCTAAAAACTCATCTGCAAAAACTTCCCCAAGTATGCTTATTATTTGGCGATGATTTATGGTTGCTCGAAGACAGTAAAAGACAAGTCGTTGTCGCCGCCAAAAAACAAGGCTTTGATGAGCGCGTACAACTTAGCCAAGAAACAGGCTTTAACTGGGGCGAGTTAATTCAAGAGTGGCAATCTATGAGCTTGTTTGCCAGCAGACGAATTATCGAACTTCATTTACCTAATGGTAAGCCTGGTACTGACGGAGCCAATGCGTTTCAACTATTATTACAACAGCCAAATCCAGATATTCTATTGATCATTCAAGGCCCCAAGGCTGGCATTGAGCAAACTAACAGTAAGTGGTTTAAATCACTTGATAGCCAAGGATTATATATTCCTTGTGCCACGCCTGAAGGTAAACAATTTGAGCGCTGGTTAGACAATCGCATTTCGCAGCATAAGTTAACTATTCATCATGATGCTAAAGCAATGATGTTCAATTTATTTGAAGGTAATTTACTTGCCGCAGAACAAGCGATGCAAATTTTGCAGCTGGTCAGCCCAAATGACAATATTACCCCTGAGCAACTGACAGACTATTTTGAAGACCAATCACGTTTTAGTGTGTTCCAGCTTACCGACGCCATTTTGAGTAATCATCAAAAACAAGCCCAACATATGTTGGCGCAGTTGCAAGGTGAAGGTACTGCTATGCCTATTTTAATGTGGGCAATTTTTAAAGAGATCACCCTATTACTCAATTTAAAATTAGCCCAACTACAAGGCGAACAGCTCAGCAAGTTATGGGGACAGTATCGCATTTGGGATAAGCGCAAACCCCTTTATCAAGCAGCGTTAACGCGTTTAGAGTTACATCATATTGAACATATGCTTGGTTTCGCATCCACATTAGAGCTTAACCTTAAGCAACATGGTATTGAAGATTGGGTAGGGATGAGTCATTTGTGCATTCTGTTTGACCCGCGCGCGCACAACCGTTTAGCCCATATTGAATTAAACTAG
- a CDS encoding LPS-assembly lipoprotein LptE, producing MLAKRISLALLFFVLIATAGCGFKLQRSYSIPLELQQLHLSSSDQYSELTRLVGDRLRINRVTLVSAAEGTPTLRLVSDSLERATLSLYPTGNVAEYELIYLVNYTVMLPEQEPTEFQAEVRRDYQDDPRTALAKSREMEILTREMRAQAADSIIQTLASIGNE from the coding sequence ATGTTGGCAAAACGTATTAGCTTAGCGTTACTCTTTTTTGTGCTAATTGCCACCGCAGGTTGTGGTTTTAAATTACAGCGCAGTTACTCTATTCCGCTTGAATTACAACAATTACATCTCAGCAGTAGTGACCAATATAGTGAACTCACTCGCCTCGTGGGCGACAGGCTCCGTATAAACCGTGTAACCTTAGTATCAGCAGCAGAAGGCACACCAACACTAAGACTTGTCAGTGATTCATTAGAGCGCGCCACCCTTTCCCTTTATCCTACGGGCAATGTAGCTGAATACGAATTGATTTATTTAGTCAACTATACCGTGATGTTACCAGAGCAAGAACCAACAGAATTCCAAGCAGAAGTGCGACGAGACTACCAGGACGATCCCCGAACAGCCTTAGCTAAAAGTCGCGAAATGGAAATATTAACCCGTGAGATGCGTGCCCAAGCGGCCGACAGCATTATTCAAACACTTGCTTCAATCGGTAATGAATAA